A region from the Lolium perenne isolate Kyuss_39 chromosome 4, Kyuss_2.0, whole genome shotgun sequence genome encodes:
- the LOC127348946 gene encoding GDSL esterase/lipase At4g16230, with the protein MIASHEWQSEMASHFTLLACLAVLFTSSCLAGADAVPPATFVFGDSLVDAGNNNYLVTLSRANYPPNGIDFDGHLATGRYTNGRTIIDILGQELGLGGFVPPYMDPNTTGDVLFRGVNYASGGGGILNQTGSIFGGRINLDAQIDDYASNRRDMITLQGEVAAVSVLRGALFSVTMGSNDFINNYLVPILSAPERAVTPPEAFINGMIAKYRQQLIRLYLLDARKIVVVNVGPIGCIPYLRDIMTTGAGAGAGTPCAELPNQLAQSFNRKLRALVSELGASLGGSRFLYADVYRIFSDIIANYKSHGFEVMDSACCYVGGRFGGLVPCGPTARYCVDRSKYVFWDAYHPSDATNALIARRILDGDPEDISPVNVRQLITDT; encoded by the exons ATGATCGCTTCACACGAGTGGCAATCGGAAATGGCATCTCATTTTACTCTATTAGCGTGCCTCGCCGTGCTGTTTACCAGCTCATGCCTAGCCGGTGCCGATGCTGTCCCGCCGGCGACATTCGTCTTCGGTGACTCGCTCGTCGACGCCGGCAACAACAACTACCTCGTCACCTTGTCCCGGGCCAACTATCCCCCCAACGGCATCGATTTCGACGGCCACCTGGCGACCGGCCGGTACACCAATGGCCGGACCATCATCGACATATTAG GGCAAGAGCTGGGGCTAGGAGGGTTTGTGCCTCCGTACATGGACCCAAACACCACCGGCGACGTCCTGTTCAGAGGCGTGAACTACGCATCCGGGGGCGGAGGCATCCTAAACCAGACCGGCAGCATCTTC GGTGGGCGTATAAACCTGGACGCGCAGATCGACGACTACGCGAGCAACCGGCGCGACATGATCACGCTGCAGGGGGAGGTGGCGGCGGTGAGCGTGCTGAGGGGAGCGCTCTTCTCGGTCACGATGGGCTCCAACGACTTCATCAACAACTACCTGGTGCCCATCCTGTCCGCGCCGGAGCGCGCCGTGACaccaccggaggccttcatcaacggCATGATCGCCAAGTACCGGCAGCAGCTCATA AGGCTGTACCTTCTGGATGCCCGCAAGATCGTGGTGGTGAACGTCGGGCCCATCGGCTGCATCCCGTACCTGAGGGACATCATGACCACcggggccggcgccggcgccggcacgCCGTGCGCCGAGCTCCCGAACCAGCTCGCCCAGTCCTTCAACCGCAAGCTGCGTGCGCTGGTGAGCGAGCTGGGCGCCAGCCTCGGCGGCTCCCGCTTCCTCTACGCCGACGTCTACCGCATCTTCTCCGACATCATCGCCAACTACAAATCTCATG GATTCGAGGTGATGGACTCGGCGTGCTGCTACGTAGGCGGGCGGTTCGGAGGGCTGGTTCCGTGCGGGCCGACGGCGCGGTACTGCGTGGACAGGTCCAAGTACGTGTTCTGGGACGCCTACCACCCCAGCGACGCCACCAACGCGCTCATAGCTCGCCGGATCCTCGACGGCGACCCGGAGGATATCTCCCCTGTAAACGTGCGCCAGCTCATCACGGATACTTAA